CATAATTACCGTAAGTTTCGTTGTAGCCGACGGCGGCGACGCGCCCCGGAAGAGATGCATACACCGGCGTACCGTGAGGAGCGGCCATATCGATACCCGAATGGAACGAACGGGAACCGGTAAAAGGACTCTTCCGCCAACCGTAATACGACGACAGCCAATAGCGTCCGTGCAGCGGCCTCCTGAACAAATCCCCGTTGATCTCCTGTTTTGTAACCCAATCGAGCTCCGCGTCGGGAACGAAAATCGTAACGCCGGAATCCATCGCCGCATTTTTGGAAAGCGAATTGACGAGCGCACACTTATCCGCGCTCACTTCGAATTTCGCAGCGATTGTTTCGGGCGTTTCTCCCGTTTTCTTGACCGTATACAAAATGCCGGGCATCGACGGGATCTTCAAATATTGCCCAACCTGCAAAAGACGCGATTGACGGATGGCGTTTACGCTGATAATCGTATCCTGCGTTACGCCGAACGTATCGGCGATGATACCGATCATGTCGCCGGATTTGACGCGGTAAGTAAAATACGTAAGTTCCTTTGCCGCCGTTTCGCTTTCAGGAAGCAGCGCGGCAGCCGAAGCGATATCTTCGTCGGAAGCGGAGGAGTCGGTAACAGAGAGGACATCTTCGGAAAATTTTGGAACGCCCGGCGTTTCAAGTCCGCCGACGCCGTTTTCGGTTCGAGCTCCGCCGATGAGCGCCGCACCCGCGGCACAGACGGCAGCTCCGAAACAAAACGCCGCAACACTGCGGAACACGAGCCGTCCGCGCGGAGAGGGAATGAGCGTATACAATACATCGCGCAACTTTTTTATCATACTGTCCGCCGCTTTTTTTACACAGTCTATGAACATAGATTTTACCTCAAATCGCCGCAAATATCAATCGCGTATCCGCCCGCCGCCGCACTTCCGGCAGCACCCTGCCGTTTGCGCGGAAAACCTCACACTCGTTGCAAGTACCGCGGCAGCACGTCACTTTTTCCCGATACCGACAAGGTAGGTTTCGAACGATTCCGAACGGCACGCCGAAGGTTTAAACCCCTTCGCCGATTCGAACATACCGCGCATCTTTTGCAGCAGCGCCTGCTGACTGCCGTTTTGAAAAATCTTCACCGCAGCATTGCCGCCGATTTTCAGCATCGTTTCGGCATACCACAACGCCATATCGACCAGCTGTTCCGAGCGAGCCGTATCGACGATGCGGTTGCCCGTCGTAAGCGGGGCGGCATCGCTCACAACGATATCGTAGGGCCCGAGCGATCGTATCTTTTCTCTGACCGCCGCATCGTTCAAATCGCCTTGAATAAAGGTTACATTATCGCCCTTGACGTTTTTTGCAAGCTCGTTCAAATCGCACGAAACGATATGCCCTTCCCCGTTAAACTTCCGCAGTAAAAACATCGTCCAGCTGCCCGGAGCCGCCCCCAAATCGAGTGCAGTGCAGTTTTTCGGATTCCGAATAAAGTCGAATTTTTCGTCGATCTCCTGCAGCTTGTACACCGACCGCGCAGGATATCCTTCGGAAAACGCTTTTTTCGACCAAAAATCCGGCTCCGCGTAAGCCTTCGATCGTTTTGCAGACATATCATATGAATTTCGGCATAAAACGGATATTTCATGAGGGAAGTCAATCTAAGGGACGACGCGTATCTGCCATCCCGCCCTCCGTAACTCCGCTTCCGCTCCGGCCGCATTCGCGTCCGCTTCGCGTTACTCCGGTCGGGCGTAGGCGTAACGTGAACACAG
This Treponema socranskii subsp. buccale DNA region includes the following protein-coding sequences:
- a CDS encoding RlmE family RNA methyltransferase, yielding MSAKRSKAYAEPDFWSKKAFSEGYPARSVYKLQEIDEKFDFIRNPKNCTALDLGAAPGSWTMFLLRKFNGEGHIVSCDLNELAKNVKGDNVTFIQGDLNDAAVREKIRSLGPYDIVVSDAAPLTTGNRIVDTARSEQLVDMALWYAETMLKIGGNAAVKIFQNGSQQALLQKMRGMFESAKGFKPSACRSESFETYLVGIGKK
- a CDS encoding M23 family metallopeptidase, which encodes MIKKLRDVLYTLIPSPRGRLVFRSVAAFCFGAAVCAAGAALIGGARTENGVGGLETPGVPKFSEDVLSVTDSSASDEDIASAAALLPESETAAKELTYFTYRVKSGDMIGIIADTFGVTQDTIISVNAIRQSRLLQVGQYLKIPSMPGILYTVKKTGETPETIAAKFEVSADKCALVNSLSKNAAMDSGVTIFVPDAELDWVTKQEINGDLFRRPLHGRYWLSSYYGWRKSPFTGSRSFHSGIDMAAPHGTPVYASLPGRVAAVGYNETYGNYVIISHHSGYRTLYGHMSAVLVVRGQNVDMNTRIGRVGNTGLSTGPHLHFTVFKGGKTVNPLGLLR